From Pseudomonas putida, one genomic window encodes:
- a CDS encoding TetR/AcrR family transcriptional regulator, whose protein sequence is MSDKKTKTRERILEAARSALIQHGPAEPSVSQVMGAAGLTVGGFYAHFDSKDELMLEAFRQLLSERRELLAQVDPSLDGEGRRALVSAFYLSRKHRDAEVHACPLPNSIGEMQRLPDVFREVLAEHIELMTAAMVDRPEDADKALADLALMIGGLALARALGTGELSDRILRAAKSAVI, encoded by the coding sequence ATGAGCGACAAGAAGACCAAGACCCGCGAGCGCATCCTCGAAGCTGCTCGCAGCGCGTTGATCCAGCACGGTCCCGCCGAGCCCAGCGTCAGCCAGGTCATGGGTGCTGCGGGGCTGACCGTAGGAGGCTTCTATGCGCACTTCGACAGCAAGGACGAGCTCATGCTGGAGGCATTCCGCCAATTGCTCAGCGAGCGCAGGGAGCTGCTGGCTCAGGTTGATCCAAGCCTGGACGGGGAAGGGCGGCGGGCACTGGTGAGTGCGTTCTACCTGTCGCGCAAGCACCGCGATGCCGAGGTGCATGCCTGTCCTCTGCCCAATTCGATCGGCGAGATGCAGCGCCTGCCAGACGTGTTTCGCGAGGTGCTGGCCGAGCACATCGAATTGATGACGGCCGCCATGGTTGACCGCCCTGAAGACGCCGACAAGGCGCTGGCTGATCTGGCGCTGATGATAGGTGGCCTGGCCCTGGCGCGCGCACTGGGCACCGGTGAGCTGTCTGACCGCATCCTGCGTGCCGCCAAATCGGCGGTTATCTAA
- a CDS encoding acyl-CoA thioesterase — protein sequence MSWDLATPFIIDLRVGGEDIDGLGHANNAVYVTWLERCAWRHSQRLGLDLAEYRRLDRAMAVVRHEIDYLAAAYEDDELQLATWIIDWDQRLRMTRRFQLKRPRDGVTLLRAQTTFACIELSSGKPRRMPAEFIDGYGPALTGA from the coding sequence ATGAGTTGGGACCTGGCAACGCCATTCATCATTGACCTGCGTGTCGGCGGCGAGGACATCGACGGCCTCGGGCACGCCAACAACGCGGTCTACGTCACCTGGCTGGAGCGTTGCGCCTGGCGCCACTCCCAGCGCCTGGGGCTGGACCTGGCCGAGTACCGGCGCCTTGACCGGGCCATGGCGGTGGTACGCCATGAAATCGACTACCTCGCTGCCGCCTACGAAGATGATGAGTTGCAACTGGCAACCTGGATCATCGATTGGGACCAGCGCCTGCGCATGACCCGGCGTTTCCAGCTCAAGCGCCCGCGTGACGGTGTGACCCTGCTGCGCGCGCAGACCACCTTCGCCTGTATCGAATTGTCCAGCGGCAAGCCCAGGCGCATGCCGGCGGAGTTCATCGACGGCTACGGTCCGGCGCTGACCGGCGCCTGA
- a CDS encoding tRNA dihydrouridine synthase produces MQIALAPMEGLVDNILRDVLTRVGGIDWCVTEFIRVCDRLLPASSFDKLAPELRQGARTAAGVPMRVQLLGSDPVCLAENAALACELGAPVIDLNFGCPAKTVNKSRGGAVLLKEPELLHAIVREVRRAVPAHIPVTSKMRLGFDSPDGALECASALAEGGSAHLVVHARTKVEGYKPPAHWEWVARVQDVVKVPVFANGEIWTVDDWRRCREVSGAEDIMLGRGLVSRPDLALQIAAARDGREYQPMSWEALLPLLREFWRQAQAKLSPRYAPGRMKQWLAMLTRSYPEAVLLFAELRREDDCQRITRLLGAEVQAFEACLA; encoded by the coding sequence ATGCAAATTGCCCTGGCCCCTATGGAGGGGCTGGTCGACAACATCCTGCGCGACGTCCTGACCCGAGTGGGCGGCATCGATTGGTGCGTCACCGAGTTCATCCGCGTGTGCGACCGCCTGCTGCCTGCTTCTTCATTCGACAAGCTTGCACCTGAGCTACGCCAGGGCGCGCGCACGGCCGCCGGCGTACCCATGCGGGTGCAGTTGCTGGGCTCGGATCCCGTCTGCCTGGCCGAAAACGCGGCGTTGGCCTGTGAGCTGGGTGCGCCGGTCATCGACCTTAATTTCGGTTGCCCGGCCAAGACCGTGAACAAGTCACGCGGCGGCGCCGTGCTGCTCAAGGAGCCCGAACTGCTGCACGCCATCGTGCGGGAAGTGCGGCGCGCAGTGCCGGCGCACATCCCGGTCACCTCCAAGATGCGCCTTGGCTTTGACAGCCCGGACGGCGCCCTCGAGTGCGCCAGCGCCCTGGCCGAGGGCGGCTCGGCGCACCTGGTGGTGCATGCGCGCACCAAAGTCGAGGGCTATAAACCGCCCGCGCACTGGGAGTGGGTGGCGCGGGTGCAGGATGTGGTCAAGGTGCCGGTGTTCGCCAACGGTGAGATCTGGACCGTGGACGACTGGCGGCGTTGCCGCGAGGTGAGCGGGGCCGAGGACATCATGCTCGGCCGGGGCTTGGTGTCGCGGCCGGACCTGGCCTTGCAGATTGCGGCGGCGCGTGACGGGCGTGAGTACCAGCCGATGAGCTGGGAGGCGTTGTTGCCCTTGCTGCGCGAGTTCTGGCGCCAGGCCCAGGCCAAGTTGTCGCCGCGGTATGCGCCGGGGCGGATGAAGCAGTGGTTGGCGATGCTGACGCGCAGTTATCCCGAAGCGGTGCTGCTGTTTGCCGAGCTGCGCAGGGAAGATGATTGCCAGCGGATCACTCGGCTGCTGGGCGCAGAGGTGCAGGCATTCGAAGCCTGTCTCGCGTGA
- a CDS encoding Hsp20 family protein produces the protein MTTAFSLAPLFRHSVGFDRFNDLFESAARNEAGSSYPPYNVEKHGDDHYRIVVAAAGFQEQDLDLQVEKGVLTVIGGKRDNSADEVTYLHQGIAQRAFKLSFRLADHIEVKSAGLANGLLSIDLLRLVPEEAKAKRIPINGDKPALN, from the coding sequence ATGACTACCGCTTTCTCTCTTGCACCCCTGTTCCGCCATTCCGTTGGCTTCGACCGTTTCAACGACCTGTTCGAGTCTGCGGCACGTAACGAGGCGGGTAGCAGCTACCCTCCCTACAACGTTGAAAAACATGGCGATGACCACTATCGCATCGTCGTTGCCGCAGCCGGTTTCCAGGAACAGGACCTCGACCTTCAGGTCGAGAAAGGCGTCCTGACCGTGATCGGTGGCAAACGCGATAACAGCGCTGATGAAGTGACCTATCTGCACCAGGGCATCGCCCAGCGCGCATTCAAGCTGTCGTTCCGCCTGGCGGACCATATCGAGGTCAAATCAGCCGGCCTCGCCAATGGGCTGCTCAGCATTGACCTGCTGCGCCTCGTGCCGGAAGAAGCCAAGGCCAAGCGCATTCCGATCAATGGTGACAAACCAGCACTCAACTGA
- a CDS encoding alpha/beta fold hydrolase gives MTTLSWIRGVNGTLGRLAPEHVAGKMHRAFMTPRNLPPRQWELPLLASAERITLRFGLSALRWGQGPTVLLMHGWEGRATQFAALIEALVKAGHTVVSLEGPAHGCSPGQQAHVVLFARALLEAAAELPPLRAVIGHSMGGASVLLALQMGLRAEAAVSIAAPAQLLGVLRGFARHLGLPTRARAAFIRKVEQDVGMQINRLDVSGYQLELPGLVVHAADDALVPASEAEVIHKAWFDSRLLRLEAGGHQRVLADPRVSEAVLELLSRAGAPARQSA, from the coding sequence ATGACTACCCTGAGCTGGATTCGCGGTGTGAATGGCACCCTGGGGCGTCTGGCCCCGGAACATGTAGCCGGCAAGATGCACCGGGCCTTCATGACCCCGCGCAACCTGCCGCCAAGGCAGTGGGAGCTGCCATTGCTGGCGAGCGCTGAGCGTATCACCCTGCGCTTCGGGCTGTCGGCATTGCGTTGGGGGCAAGGCCCGACCGTGTTGCTGATGCACGGATGGGAAGGGCGTGCGACCCAGTTTGCCGCGTTGATCGAAGCCCTGGTAAAGGCCGGGCATACCGTGGTCTCTCTGGAGGGGCCGGCCCATGGCTGTTCGCCTGGGCAGCAAGCGCACGTGGTGCTGTTTGCCCGTGCGCTGCTGGAGGCTGCCGCGGAACTACCGCCGTTGCGTGCCGTGATCGGCCATTCCATGGGCGGTGCCAGTGTCTTGCTGGCCCTGCAGATGGGGCTTCGGGCCGAGGCTGCGGTGAGTATTGCAGCGCCGGCCCAGTTGCTGGGTGTGCTGCGCGGCTTCGCCCGCCACCTTGGCCTGCCGACGCGCGCCAGGGCGGCGTTCATCCGCAAGGTCGAACAGGACGTCGGCATGCAGATCAACCGCCTGGACGTCAGCGGTTACCAGCTGGAGTTGCCAGGGCTGGTCGTGCATGCCGCCGATGATGCCCTGGTGCCCGCCAGCGAGGCCGAGGTCATCCACAAGGCCTGGTTCGACAGCCGCCTGCTGCGGCTGGAAGCGGGTGGCCACCAGCGCGTACTCGCCGACCCGCGCGTGAGCGAGGCGGTGCTCGAACTACTGTCGCGTGCCGGTGCGCCCGCCCGGCAAAGCGCTTGA
- the gltX gene encoding glutamate--tRNA ligase, whose translation MTTVRTRIAPSPTGDPHVGTAYIALFNYCFAKQHGGEFILRIEDTDQLRSTRESEQQIFDALRWLGIEWNEGPDVGGPHGPYRQSERGEIYARYAKELVDAGHAFYCFCTAEELEQMRAEQMARGETPRYDGRALLLSDEEVQRRLAAGEPHVIRMKVPSEGICVVPDMLRGDVEIPWDRMDMQVLMKNDGLPTYFLANVVDDHLMGITHVLRGEEWLPSAPKLIKLYEYFGWEQPKLCYMPLLRNPDKSKLSKRKNPTSVTFYERMGFMPEAMLNYLGRMGWSMPDEREKFSLAEMVEHFDLSRISLGGPIFDIEKLSWLNGQWLRELPVEEFAARLQKWAFNSDYMMKIAPHVQGRVETFSQVAPLGGFFFEGALRLDARLFESKKLSADQVRQVMQLILWKLESLRQWEKERITGCIQAVVEALELKLRDAMPLMFAAITGQASSVSVLDAMEILGPDLTRYRLRQALDLLGGVSKKENKEWEKLLANIA comes from the coding sequence ATGACCACCGTTCGCACGCGTATCGCGCCATCGCCCACGGGCGACCCCCATGTCGGCACTGCCTACATCGCCCTGTTCAACTACTGCTTCGCCAAGCAGCATGGCGGTGAGTTCATCCTGCGCATCGAAGACACCGACCAGCTTCGCTCGACCCGCGAGTCGGAGCAGCAGATCTTCGATGCCCTGCGCTGGCTTGGCATCGAATGGAACGAAGGCCCGGATGTGGGTGGCCCGCACGGCCCTTACCGGCAGAGCGAGCGTGGCGAGATCTACGCCCGCTACGCCAAGGAGCTGGTCGATGCCGGCCATGCGTTCTACTGCTTCTGCACCGCCGAAGAGCTGGAGCAGATGCGCGCCGAGCAGATGGCCCGTGGCGAAACCCCGCGCTACGACGGCCGCGCGTTGCTGCTGAGCGATGAGGAAGTGCAGCGCCGCCTGGCCGCTGGCGAGCCCCATGTGATCCGCATGAAGGTACCGAGCGAAGGTATCTGCGTGGTCCCTGACATGCTCCGTGGCGATGTCGAGATCCCATGGGACCGCATGGACATGCAGGTGCTGATGAAGAACGACGGCCTGCCGACCTACTTCCTGGCCAACGTGGTCGACGACCACCTGATGGGCATCACCCACGTGTTGCGCGGTGAAGAGTGGCTGCCGTCGGCACCCAAGCTGATCAAGCTGTACGAATACTTCGGCTGGGAGCAGCCCAAGCTGTGCTACATGCCGCTGCTGCGCAACCCGGACAAGAGCAAGCTCTCCAAGCGCAAGAACCCGACCTCGGTGACCTTCTACGAGCGCATGGGCTTCATGCCTGAGGCCATGCTCAACTACCTCGGCCGCATGGGCTGGTCGATGCCGGATGAGCGCGAGAAGTTCTCCCTGGCCGAAATGGTCGAGCACTTCGACCTGTCGCGTATCTCTCTGGGCGGGCCGATCTTCGACATCGAGAAGCTGTCCTGGCTCAACGGCCAGTGGCTGCGCGAACTGCCGGTGGAAGAATTCGCCGCGCGTCTGCAGAAGTGGGCGTTCAACAGCGACTACATGATGAAGATCGCCCCGCACGTACAGGGGCGGGTCGAAACCTTCAGCCAGGTTGCCCCGTTGGGTGGTTTCTTCTTCGAGGGCGCGCTCAGGCTCGACGCCAGGCTGTTCGAAAGCAAGAAACTTTCCGCCGACCAGGTGCGCCAGGTGATGCAGTTGATCCTGTGGAAACTGGAAAGCCTTCGTCAGTGGGAAAAAGAGCGCATCACCGGCTGCATCCAGGCCGTGGTCGAAGCGCTGGAGCTGAAGCTGCGTGACGCCATGCCGCTGATGTTCGCCGCCATCACCGGCCAGGCCAGCTCGGTGTCGGTGCTCGATGCCATGGAAATCCTCGGCCCTGACCTTACCCGCTATCGCCTGCGCCAAGCCCTGGACCTGCTCGGTGGCGTGTCCAAGAAAGAAAACAAAGAGTGGGAAAAACTGCTGGCCAACATTGCCTGA
- a CDS encoding amino acid aminotransferase, producing MSLFSAVELAPRDPILGLNEAFNADPRTDKVNLGVGVYCNEEGRIPLLRAVIEAETQRAAQHASRGYLPIDGIATYDQAVQKLIFGAESPLLAAGRVVTVQAVGGTGALKIGADFLKRLSPNAVVAISDPSWENHRALFETAGFPVQNYRYYDAPSNDVNRAGMLEDLNSLPSGSIIVLHACCHNPTGVDLSLDDWKNVLEVVKAKGHVPFLDMAYQGFGEGIGEDAFAVRLFAESGLDFFVSSSFSKSFSLYGERVGALSIVTGNKDESTRVLSQVKRVIRTTYSNPPTHGATIVATVLNSAELRQMWEAELGEMRQRIHGMRKQMVELLAQYGAKRDFSFVGRQAGMFSYSGLTVEQVARLKNEFGIYALDTGRIAVAALNQSNIHVVTKAIVEVL from the coding sequence ATGAGCCTGTTTTCCGCTGTCGAGCTGGCACCCCGCGACCCCATTCTGGGCCTCAACGAAGCATTCAACGCCGACCCCCGTACCGACAAGGTCAACCTGGGTGTGGGCGTGTATTGCAATGAGGAAGGCCGCATTCCGCTGCTGCGCGCCGTGATCGAAGCCGAAACCCAGCGTGCTGCCCAGCATGCTTCGCGCGGCTACCTGCCGATCGACGGCATCGCCACCTACGACCAGGCCGTGCAGAAGCTGATTTTCGGCGCCGAATCGCCACTGCTGGCCGCCGGCCGCGTGGTGACCGTACAGGCCGTTGGCGGTACCGGTGCACTGAAGATCGGCGCCGACTTCCTCAAGCGCCTGTCGCCCAATGCCGTGGTCGCCATCAGCGACCCGAGCTGGGAAAACCACCGCGCCCTGTTTGAAACCGCCGGCTTCCCGGTACAGAACTACCGCTACTACGACGCCCCGAGCAACGACGTCAACCGCGCCGGCATGCTCGAAGACCTGAACAGCCTGCCGTCCGGCTCGATCATTGTCCTGCACGCCTGCTGCCACAACCCGACAGGCGTCGACCTGAGCCTGGACGACTGGAAAAACGTGCTGGAAGTGGTCAAGGCCAAGGGCCACGTGCCGTTCCTGGACATGGCCTACCAGGGCTTTGGCGAGGGCATCGGCGAAGACGCCTTTGCCGTGCGCCTGTTCGCCGAGTCGGGCCTGGACTTCTTCGTTTCCAGCTCGTTCTCCAAGTCGTTCTCGCTGTACGGCGAACGCGTTGGCGCACTGTCGATCGTTACCGGCAACAAAGACGAGAGCACCCGCGTGCTGTCGCAAGTCAAGCGCGTGATCCGTACCACCTACTCCAACCCGCCGACCCACGGCGCAACCATCGTCGCCACCGTGCTCAACAGCGCCGAACTGCGTCAGATGTGGGAAGCCGAACTGGGTGAAATGCGCCAGCGCATCCACGGCATGCGCAAGCAGATGGTCGAACTGCTGGCCCAATACGGCGCCAAGCGCGACTTCAGCTTCGTCGGCCGTCAAGCGGGCATGTTCTCCTACTCGGGCCTGACCGTAGAGCAAGTGGCACGCCTGAAGAACGAGTTCGGCATCTATGCACTGGACACCGGCCGTATCGCTGTGGCCGCACTCAACCAGAGCAATATCCACGTGGTGACCAAGGCCATCGTGGAAGTACTGTAA
- the uvrB gene encoding excinuclease ABC subunit UvrB, with the protein MSEFQLVTRFQPAGDQPEAIRQMVEGIEAGLSHQTLLGVTGSGKTFSIANVIAQVQRPTLVLAPNKTLAAQLYGEFKAFFPNNAVEYFVSYYDYYQPEAYVPSSDTFIEKDASINDHIEQMRLSATKALLERRDAIIVTTVSCIYGLGSPETYLEMVLHVDRGDKLDQRALLRRLADLQYTRNEMDFARATFRVRGDVVDIFPAESDLEAIRIELFDDEVENIAAFDPLTGEVFRKLPRFTFYPKSHYVTPRETLLEAVEGIKDELKDRLEYLHKANKLVEAQRLEQRTRFDLEMILELGYCNGIENYSRYLSGRPAGAPPPTLYDYLPADALLVIDESHVSVPQVGAMYKGDRSRKETLVEYGFRLPSALDNRPMRFDEWESVSPQTIFVSATPGPYEAEHAGRVVEQVVRPTGLVDPQVEVRPALTQVDDLLSEIRKRVEQGERVLATTLTKRMAEDLSDYLADHDVRVRYLHSDIDTVERVEIIRDLRLGTFDVLVGINLLREGLDMPEVSLVAILDADKEGFLRSERSLIQTIGRAARNLNGRAILYADQITGSMQRAIDETERRREKQVAFNQANGIVPKGVVKDIADIMEGATVPGARSKKRKGMAKAAEESARYEAELRTPGEITKRIKQLEEKMMQFARDLEFEAAAQLRDEITKLRERLITS; encoded by the coding sequence ATGTCCGAGTTCCAGCTCGTCACCCGTTTTCAGCCGGCCGGCGACCAGCCCGAGGCCATCCGCCAGATGGTAGAGGGCATCGAGGCGGGCCTGTCGCACCAGACCCTGCTCGGTGTAACCGGTTCGGGCAAGACCTTCAGCATTGCCAACGTCATTGCGCAGGTGCAGCGCCCGACCTTGGTGCTGGCGCCCAACAAGACGCTGGCCGCGCAGTTGTATGGCGAGTTCAAGGCGTTCTTCCCGAACAACGCCGTCGAGTATTTCGTTTCCTATTACGACTATTACCAGCCCGAAGCCTACGTGCCGTCGTCGGACACCTTCATCGAGAAGGATGCTTCGATCAACGATCACATCGAGCAGATGCGGCTGTCTGCGACCAAGGCGCTGCTGGAGCGCCGCGATGCGATCATCGTCACCACGGTTTCGTGCATCTACGGCCTGGGCAGCCCCGAGACCTACCTGGAGATGGTCCTGCACGTCGACCGCGGCGACAAGCTTGACCAGCGCGCGCTGCTGCGCCGCCTGGCCGATCTGCAGTACACGCGCAACGAGATGGATTTCGCCCGCGCCACCTTCCGTGTGCGCGGCGATGTCGTCGATATCTTCCCGGCCGAATCGGACCTTGAAGCCATCCGCATCGAGCTGTTCGACGACGAGGTAGAGAACATCGCTGCGTTCGACCCGCTCACCGGCGAAGTCTTTCGCAAGCTGCCGCGCTTCACCTTCTACCCCAAGAGCCACTATGTCACCCCTCGGGAAACCCTGTTGGAGGCGGTAGAAGGGATCAAGGACGAGCTCAAGGACCGCCTCGAGTACTTGCACAAGGCCAACAAGCTGGTCGAGGCCCAGCGCCTGGAGCAGCGTACCCGTTTCGACCTGGAGATGATCCTCGAACTGGGTTACTGCAATGGCATCGAGAACTACTCGCGCTACCTGTCCGGGCGCCCGGCGGGTGCGCCGCCGCCCACCCTCTACGACTATCTGCCGGCCGATGCGCTACTGGTGATCGACGAATCCCACGTCAGCGTTCCGCAGGTCGGGGCGATGTACAAGGGCGACCGCTCGCGCAAGGAAACCCTGGTCGAGTACGGTTTTCGCCTGCCGTCAGCGCTGGACAACCGGCCGATGCGCTTCGATGAGTGGGAGTCGGTCAGCCCGCAGACCATCTTCGTTTCGGCAACGCCCGGGCCGTATGAGGCCGAGCACGCCGGGCGAGTGGTCGAGCAGGTGGTGCGCCCGACCGGGCTGGTCGACCCGCAGGTCGAGGTGCGTCCGGCGCTGACCCAGGTCGACGACCTGCTTTCGGAAATCCGCAAGCGCGTGGAGCAGGGCGAGCGGGTACTGGCCACCACGTTGACCAAGCGCATGGCAGAGGACCTTTCCGACTATCTGGCCGATCACGATGTGCGGGTGCGCTACCTGCACTCGGACATCGACACCGTGGAACGGGTGGAAATCATCCGTGACCTGCGCCTGGGCACGTTCGACGTCCTTGTGGGCATCAACCTGCTGCGCGAGGGCCTGGACATGCCTGAGGTGTCGCTGGTGGCGATCCTCGATGCCGACAAGGAAGGCTTCCTGCGCTCCGAGCGCTCGCTCATCCAGACCATCGGGCGTGCCGCGCGTAACCTCAATGGTCGCGCGATTCTCTATGCCGATCAGATAACCGGCTCCATGCAGCGTGCCATCGATGAAACCGAGCGCCGCCGGGAGAAGCAGGTCGCCTTCAACCAGGCCAATGGCATCGTGCCCAAGGGTGTGGTCAAGGACATTGCCGATATCATGGAAGGCGCCACCGTGCCGGGGGCGCGCAGCAAGAAGCGCAAGGGCATGGCCAAGGCCGCAGAGGAGAGCGCCCGTTACGAAGCCGAACTGCGTACGCCGGGCGAGATCACCAAGCGCATCAAGCAACTGGAAGAGAAAATGATGCAGTTTGCCCGCGACCTGGAATTCGAGGCGGCGGCGCAGTTGCGCGACGAGATTACCAAGCTGCGCGAGCGGTTGATCACCAGTTGA